From the genome of Winogradskyella forsetii, one region includes:
- a CDS encoding conjugal transfer protein: MKTKFKILVMTVALTLFMSGNATAQGMPTYDNTNFISLVKQLIESGKQTAQMIKSVKFLKDAKEAIEKVSNVVQQLRAVQEIADNNQRLIQVMQNDLQDILNSPYIKPDEVSRVMESFDAIVQNSLDTVDFIDEVLSSDYLKMSDAERAAILKEKELESKQMVSTITTKTKRYRDIISFRKMQDKVNNRETGY; the protein is encoded by the coding sequence ATGAAGACAAAATTCAAAATTTTAGTAATGACAGTAGCATTGACCTTATTTATGTCGGGCAACGCTACTGCCCAAGGAATGCCCACTTATGACAATACCAATTTTATCAGCTTGGTAAAACAACTGATTGAATCGGGTAAACAGACTGCTCAAATGATTAAGTCTGTAAAATTCTTAAAAGATGCAAAAGAGGCCATCGAAAAGGTTTCAAATGTGGTTCAGCAACTTAGAGCAGTTCAAGAAATTGCAGACAACAATCAACGCCTTATTCAGGTAATGCAAAATGATTTACAGGACATTTTAAACTCGCCTTATATAAAGCCAGATGAAGTAAGCAGGGTTATGGAATCGTTTGATGCTATAGTTCAAAATTCATTGGACACGGTAGATTTTATTGATGAAGTTCTATCAAGCGACTATCTAAAAATGAGCGATGCAGAGCGTGCCGCAATTTTGAAAGAAAAAGAACTGGAATCAAAGCAAATGGTTTCTACCATCACTACAAAAACGAAACGCTATCGTGATATCATTTCATTCAGAAAAATGCAGGATAAAGTAAATAACCGCGAAACAGGATATTAA
- a CDS encoding conjugal transfer protein TraK, whose translation MKTPYKNIYNVLKLNRFIVLAVVVCALLSSTFSVWMVFNTNQKALNSAFAINTDGSIIPLKLVTQKENFRVEALAHLELFHNYFYNIDASNYERNLEKALWLGNSSVDNLYRQKKADGVYNRLLQYSLVQKVLSIDSRINENNGSYSFTTTTIFEINRGSIIDTYELFSTGNLIMVDRNFPNNPHGLLITNYFENTLKKLNDDS comes from the coding sequence ATGAAAACACCATACAAGAATATTTATAACGTCCTAAAATTGAATCGGTTTATCGTTTTGGCAGTTGTTGTCTGTGCCTTACTGTCCAGTACCTTTTCAGTTTGGATGGTATTCAATACAAATCAAAAAGCGCTCAATAGTGCTTTTGCCATCAATACAGATGGCAGTATAATTCCCCTGAAGCTCGTAACTCAAAAAGAGAATTTTAGAGTCGAAGCTCTGGCACATTTAGAACTGTTCCACAACTACTTCTATAACATCGATGCCAGTAACTATGAAAGGAATTTGGAAAAAGCACTTTGGTTAGGCAATAGTTCTGTGGACAATCTTTACCGCCAGAAAAAAGCCGATGGTGTTTACAACAGGTTGCTTCAGTATTCATTGGTTCAAAAAGTATTGAGTATTGACTCAAGGATAAACGAAAATAATGGCTCGTATAGTTTTACAACCACCACCATTTTTGAAATTAACAGAGGTTCAATAATTGACACCTACGAACTGTTTTCAACTGGAAACCTGATTATGGTTGACCGAAACTTTCCCAACAATCCGCACGGACTTCTAATTACAAATTACTTCGAAAACACTTTAAAAAAACTGAATGATGATAGTTGA
- the traM gene encoding conjugative transposon protein TraM, translated as MKVEKNKIVFATVLAVIFIFLISYSVMVMGDDDSENESLQQTLIPDLEENQKEYDSKLDAINDLKEVRENNAPSIYDEKLIDSLGFYDPDLPEREKERIVDSIYDAGKIRYSEKRYQNLGQRKVAQKSTKQIDSSEIKREQKIEAKELGLEHQLFFAASPKPNEFSIIGNTDETIYVVVDGDQIVKANTRLRMRLTKPAIINGKQMPNNTPIFGFISFQPNRALIEIENIKHHPTKLKAFDLSDGSEGIYVENNFRAEATTEVLDDIIGDINIPTVPQVGGISKVLRRNNRNVKVTVLNNYKLILKPKL; from the coding sequence ATGAAAGTAGAAAAGAACAAAATAGTATTTGCAACAGTATTGGCGGTGATTTTCATATTCCTTATTTCCTATTCCGTAATGGTAATGGGCGATGATGATAGCGAGAACGAAAGCCTACAACAAACATTAATTCCCGATTTAGAGGAAAACCAAAAAGAGTACGATTCTAAACTGGATGCCATCAATGATTTAAAGGAAGTGCGTGAAAATAACGCACCCAGCATCTATGATGAAAAGCTTATAGACTCGTTGGGCTTTTACGACCCAGATTTGCCCGAACGTGAAAAAGAACGTATTGTGGATAGTATTTACGATGCTGGCAAAATTCGATATTCTGAAAAACGCTATCAAAATCTGGGACAGAGAAAAGTTGCTCAAAAAAGCACAAAACAAATCGATTCATCAGAAATCAAACGAGAACAAAAAATTGAAGCCAAAGAATTAGGCTTAGAACATCAATTGTTCTTTGCCGCATCGCCAAAACCCAACGAGTTTTCAATCATCGGTAATACTGATGAAACAATTTACGTAGTAGTAGATGGCGACCAAATAGTCAAAGCGAATACCAGATTACGAATGCGCCTTACCAAACCTGCAATAATAAATGGTAAGCAGATGCCGAATAACACACCAATTTTTGGGTTTATCAGCTTTCAGCCCAATCGAGCTTTAATTGAAATTGAAAATATAAAGCACCATCCTACTAAACTCAAAGCATTCGATTTGTCAGATGGTAGTGAGGGCATTTATGTCGAGAACAATTTTCGAGCTGAAGCCACCACCGAAGTCTTGGACGATATTATTGGCGATATCAACATTCCCACCGTACCACAAGTTGGTGGTATATCCAAAGTACTCAGACGTAACAACCGAAACGTAAAAGTTACGGTATTGAATAATTATAAATTAATTCTAAAACCTAAATTATGA
- a CDS encoding DUF4138 domain-containing protein has translation MKKYIIISTLVLSFAFAKAQTTTVLDTIYANDTKNVALFFPEPIRQGITGSDNFVFTYNREKEQYFGLLQAKPGKESNLLVVNRNGSIFSYIVRYKKQLSKLNYFIPLSNSIGNEKPIKVDSILAESSEERVDNRTYYYQKFCSYLLNRNQRIGRIKKRNEGIVLSVENIVFDKKELYFVIQIENNSTLDYDLNFLNLSIETRQKGKRKSLQRLYQEPTYKHNLPSKIAKSETVRFVYVLPKFSLSNDRRAILELNEKDGERNIEMKISHRYINNPN, from the coding sequence ATGAAAAAGTATATCATAATTTCCACTCTTGTTTTAAGTTTCGCTTTCGCGAAAGCGCAAACAACTACAGTCCTCGATACCATATATGCCAACGACACCAAAAACGTTGCATTATTCTTCCCTGAACCTATTCGGCAAGGTATAACCGGTTCAGATAATTTTGTTTTTACCTACAACCGTGAAAAAGAACAGTATTTTGGACTTCTTCAAGCAAAGCCTGGCAAAGAAAGTAATCTACTGGTAGTCAATAGAAATGGTTCAATTTTTTCGTATATTGTAAGATATAAAAAACAGCTATCTAAGCTCAATTATTTCATTCCGTTATCTAATAGTATAGGGAATGAGAAACCGATTAAGGTCGATTCGATTCTTGCTGAATCCTCTGAAGAACGTGTAGATAATAGAACGTATTACTACCAAAAATTCTGCTCGTATCTTCTTAACAGAAACCAGCGTATAGGTCGAATTAAAAAGCGAAATGAAGGTATCGTTTTGAGTGTTGAGAATATTGTTTTTGATAAGAAAGAACTCTACTTCGTTATCCAGATTGAGAATAATTCTACTTTGGATTACGATTTGAATTTCTTGAACCTTTCGATTGAAACAAGACAAAAAGGGAAAAGAAAATCGTTACAACGCCTGTATCAAGAACCAACGTACAAACACAATCTGCCTTCAAAAATTGCAAAAAGTGAGACGGTTCGCTTCGTTTATGTATTGCCCAAATTTTCATTATCTAATGACCGTAGGGCGATTTTAGAATTGAACGAGAAAGATGGCGAACGCAATATAGAAATGAAAATATCACATAGATATATCAATAACCCAAATTAA
- a CDS encoding RNA-binding domain-containing protein, with amino-acid sequence MTETNRIEYKRELSDGLEKEVIAFLNYREGGIIYIGIDKDGNTYGLADSDSDQLKIKDRLKNNIRPSALGLFDIVSEERNSKNILKIIVASGPEKPYHLKKYGMSEKGCFIRLGSAAEPMPQKMIDELFAKRTRNSISKIKAGRQDLGFGQLKIYYEESGYTLGKPFAKNLELLTEDGAFNYAGYLLADKNNTSIKVAKYSGITRTDLIESNEYGHECLVKATKQVIDKIAVENRTTTKITAKERQQANLWHPIALREAIINAFVHNDYTNEITPKFEIFTDRIEITSAGGLPEGLSKQEFFEGFSVPRNKELMRIFKDLELVEQLGSGIPRILEHYGKESFSFSDNFLRMTFIAKEAVVEEGGQTGGVKGGQEGGVIGGAIGGVIDSTEALTRRQKEVLKLIATNTTITYTEIAEALGINESPVGKHINALKTKGFLIRHGGTQGYWEINLKNNQ; translated from the coding sequence ATGACCGAAACAAACCGCATAGAATACAAACGAGAATTGTCTGATGGACTTGAAAAAGAGGTCATCGCTTTTCTAAACTATCGCGAAGGTGGCATTATATATATTGGCATCGATAAGGATGGAAATACTTACGGATTGGCAGATTCTGATAGCGACCAGTTAAAGATTAAGGATAGATTAAAAAACAACATCCGCCCTTCCGCCCTTGGTCTGTTTGATATTGTGAGTGAGGAAAGGAATAGTAAGAACATTCTAAAAATCATAGTGGCCAGCGGTCCAGAAAAACCATATCATCTTAAAAAATACGGGATGAGCGAAAAGGGCTGTTTTATTCGTTTAGGTTCAGCAGCTGAACCGATGCCACAAAAAATGATTGACGAGCTCTTTGCCAAACGTACCCGAAATTCCATCAGCAAGATTAAAGCAGGACGGCAGGATTTAGGCTTCGGACAGCTAAAAATTTACTACGAAGAATCTGGGTACACCCTTGGTAAACCATTTGCCAAGAACTTGGAACTACTTACTGAAGATGGTGCTTTTAATTATGCCGGCTATCTCTTGGCAGATAAGAATAACACATCAATTAAAGTCGCTAAATATTCGGGTATAACCAGAACAGACTTAATAGAAAGCAACGAATACGGTCACGAATGTTTGGTTAAGGCTACCAAACAAGTGATAGATAAAATTGCGGTCGAGAACAGAACAACCACAAAAATTACAGCCAAAGAAAGACAACAAGCCAATCTTTGGCATCCCATCGCCTTGCGTGAAGCCATCATAAATGCGTTTGTGCATAATGATTACACAAATGAGATTACCCCAAAGTTTGAAATCTTTACCGATAGAATCGAAATCACATCGGCTGGTGGTCTTCCGGAAGGATTGAGCAAGCAAGAATTTTTTGAAGGCTTTTCAGTCCCACGAAACAAGGAACTGATGCGAATTTTTAAAGATTTAGAACTGGTTGAACAATTAGGTTCTGGCATTCCTCGTATTTTAGAACACTACGGAAAAGAGAGTTTTAGTTTTTCAGATAACTTTCTTAGAATGACTTTTATTGCTAAAGAAGCTGTTGTTGAAGAAGGTGGTCAAACAGGTGGTGTAAAGGGTGGTCAAGAAGGTGGTGTAATAGGTGGTGCAATAGGTGGTGTAATTGATTCAACTGAAGCTCTAACTAGAAGACAAAAAGAAGTGCTTAAACTTATTGCAACCAATACTACTATTACTTATACTGAAATAGCTGAAGCTTTAGGTATCAATGAATCCCCTGTGGGCAAACATATAAACGCACTAAAAACTAAAGGCTTTTTAATACGTCACGGTGGCACGCAAGGCTATTGGGAAATTAATCTCAAAAACAATCAGTAA
- a CDS encoding DUF262 domain-containing protein — MSFQTPITISDAIEKIDSNQFLLPAIQREFIWNHSKIEWLFDSIMRNYPISSFLFWKVEETTSKGYRFYKFINEYRERYKTHNEEISTNGISSFNAVLDGQQRLTSLYLGLKGSFGYKEYRRKWEDTEWSIPTRHLYLNITTELQDEEDGRIYEFSFLEKSETEESEIYEANEQKWFKVGAILNYTEDEAFDEFVEEFESSFSRKAIRQLRRTIMEKPIINYFLEKDQSLDKALNIFIRINSGGEPLNFSDLLMSIAVANWTKKDARKEIHKLVDSIRDKGFSISKDLILKSFLYLYSRDIKFRVTNFSKGNAKDFETEWEKIRDSILSTFDLIKTFGFTDYTLTSKNSVIPIIYYLYHKNIYRDYSTKIEFKEDRESIKKWLHIVLIKRIFGGTSDSVLSQIRRTFTDNVVEMKIKPEITSFPVNSIFNHIRKDTSVGDEFIEEVLFTQKDNQYAFSILSLLYPDLDYRNNNFHKDHIHSAFEFNNLEASDKESYGWHTYNSIYNLQMLDANENMSKSNMNLLDWVEKETNENNRTQFLNAHLIPDVDLNLNEYGNFHEKRKALLLDKMKTLLSEKTVSV; from the coding sequence ATGTCATTTCAAACCCCTATAACCATTTCTGATGCAATCGAAAAAATAGACTCAAATCAGTTTTTACTTCCAGCCATACAACGAGAATTCATTTGGAATCACTCTAAAATTGAATGGCTTTTTGATTCAATAATGAGAAATTATCCAATCAGTTCTTTTCTATTTTGGAAAGTAGAAGAAACCACGTCAAAAGGATATAGATTCTACAAGTTCATAAATGAGTATCGCGAACGATATAAAACCCACAATGAGGAAATTTCAACAAATGGTATCAGTTCTTTTAATGCGGTCTTAGATGGTCAGCAAAGATTAACTTCTTTATATCTTGGGTTAAAAGGTAGTTTCGGTTATAAAGAGTACCGTAGAAAGTGGGAAGATACAGAATGGAGTATTCCAACGCGCCATTTGTATTTGAACATTACAACTGAACTTCAAGACGAGGAAGATGGCAGAATATACGAATTTAGTTTTCTTGAAAAATCTGAAACAGAAGAATCTGAAATTTACGAAGCGAATGAACAAAAATGGTTTAAGGTAGGTGCAATTTTAAATTATACCGAGGATGAAGCTTTTGATGAGTTTGTAGAAGAATTTGAAAGTAGCTTTTCCCGGAAAGCAATAAGACAGCTAAGGCGAACCATAATGGAAAAGCCTATAATTAATTATTTCCTTGAAAAAGACCAAAGTTTAGATAAGGCGCTAAACATTTTTATCAGGATAAATAGTGGTGGCGAACCTTTAAATTTTTCAGATTTATTAATGTCTATTGCAGTTGCAAACTGGACAAAAAAAGATGCGCGTAAAGAGATTCATAAACTTGTAGATAGTATAAGAGATAAGGGTTTTTCAATATCCAAAGACCTAATACTTAAATCCTTTCTTTATTTGTACAGTCGAGATATTAAGTTTAGGGTTACAAACTTTTCCAAAGGTAACGCAAAGGATTTTGAGACAGAATGGGAAAAGATTAGAGATTCAATCCTATCCACATTTGATTTAATAAAAACTTTCGGATTTACGGATTACACTTTGACTTCCAAGAACTCTGTAATCCCTATCATTTATTATTTGTACCACAAGAATATTTATAGAGATTATTCAACTAAGATAGAGTTCAAAGAGGACAGAGAATCGATAAAAAAATGGCTTCACATAGTGTTGATTAAGAGGATTTTTGGTGGAACATCAGATTCAGTTTTATCTCAAATAAGAAGGACTTTCACGGACAATGTAGTTGAAATGAAAATTAAGCCAGAGATTACTTCTTTTCCTGTCAATTCTATTTTTAATCATATAAGAAAGGATACGAGCGTTGGCGATGAATTTATAGAAGAAGTACTTTTCACACAGAAAGACAATCAGTATGCTTTTTCTATTCTCTCTCTATTATATCCAGATTTAGATTATAGAAATAATAATTTTCATAAAGACCATATACATTCTGCATTTGAGTTTAATAATCTTGAAGCTTCCGACAAAGAAAGCTATGGATGGCACACTTACAATTCTATCTATAACCTTCAAATGTTAGATGCCAATGAGAATATGTCCAAGAGTAATATGAATCTGTTGGATTGGGTTGAGAAAGAAACAAATGAAAATAATAGAACTCAATTTTTGAACGCTCATTTAATTCCAGATGTCGATTTGAATTTGAATGAATATGGAAATTTCCACGAAAAAAGGAAGGCACTATTATTGGATAAAATGAAAACCTTACTAAGCGAAAAAACTGTTAGCGTATAG
- a CDS encoding RES domain-containing protein, producing MTVENVKKAITLLEAINPENEYAYEKAVLAYLTIGRLPVLQYEIPAKSVFFRTRTHEDDDLFPLISDISITPNKFVKDFARCNRPFQSKFYCSENRPTSFAELVEYWSDTKDFGDKVYVTIGRWQLKKPLIGIIVTTPDKDHRISEFDKEHGAAMETFIEQSDPEIREATILFYRFLFEKFRKSAKNDRKTYIITTAYCNVALAHSEGKVDGIYYPSVPFGEQGINFAINSDYILGNNLELTHILRNELTVSKNENGKHGFTETGKVEASGFDIENNLISW from the coding sequence ATGACTGTTGAAAATGTAAAAAAAGCTATTACTTTATTGGAAGCGATAAATCCAGAAAATGAGTACGCTTACGAAAAAGCGGTTTTAGCCTATTTAACCATAGGAAGGCTTCCAGTTTTACAATATGAAATTCCTGCCAAATCAGTATTTTTCAGAACACGCACCCACGAAGACGATGATTTATTTCCATTAATATCCGACATCTCAATAACACCAAATAAATTTGTCAAAGATTTTGCGAGATGTAATAGACCTTTTCAGTCTAAATTCTACTGTTCAGAAAATAGACCTACTTCATTTGCTGAGTTAGTCGAGTATTGGTCTGATACAAAAGATTTTGGCGATAAAGTTTACGTTACAATTGGGCGTTGGCAATTAAAGAAACCCTTAATCGGAATTATAGTAACGACACCCGATAAAGACCATAGAATTTCGGAGTTCGACAAAGAACACGGAGCAGCTATGGAAACTTTCATTGAACAAAGTGACCCTGAAATAAGAGAAGCTACAATCTTATTTTATAGATTTCTTTTCGAGAAGTTCAGGAAATCTGCAAAAAATGACCGAAAAACATATATTATAACAACAGCCTATTGCAACGTGGCTCTTGCTCATTCCGAGGGTAAAGTAGATGGAATTTATTATCCAAGTGTACCTTTTGGCGAACAAGGAATCAATTTTGCGATTAATTCAGATTATATTTTAGGAAATAATCTTGAACTCACACATATCCTGAGAAATGAGTTAACCGTTTCCAAAAATGAAAACGGAAAACACGGATTTACCGAAACTGGAAAAGTAGAAGCTTCAGGATTTGATATCGAAAATAATTTAATAAGCTGGTAA
- a CDS encoding DEAD/DEAH box helicase, whose amino-acid sequence MIQEKKRYDTKDLILKVNQFYNQSELPLPYWDRFLDALCGTREYQKKAIRSSVIYLASKEYTNIQDLVSKNHYQNPQLRERYPELADYHRKLQLPSKLSATIDLATGTGKSYVMYGIAQILLGLGLVKRVLVLCPSTTIEKELHKKFLALVSDPILKETIPPSAIIRNPSIVDGSVTVDEGAICIENVHAVYERTGSSIEDSFGFKRGFDTVVLNDETHHIYNKISGNTTEARGLKIWKKFLLDDGYNFKYMLGFTGTAYIGNDYFNDVIYRYSLREAVDEKFVKKINYVSEDDSINEDQRFQKIYQNHSNNKVTYKNVKPLTILVTNNITNAKRLETRLVEFLMLEEGLEEQEVRDKLVMTVTSDKVHKHNVIRLEEVDEQDSTVEWIVSVSMLTEGWDVKNVFQIVPMEERAFNSKLLISQVLGRGLRVPPEYINNAEVTIFNHSSWGSKIKGLVDEVLELEMRLESSNLIDGDRSKFHFELYNIDYNKIEKAVENNSKEKEFNYKGIINLESSVDQVSQETTYTNLASDYKSVEYKIKNRMTPIKEIVDKIYHEFQTREWEGVTLKLQEGQYTKNNLPPKEEITKLIRRSMDKVGLEGDELNEKNKRNIFSSFNTLLRRKNKSLELVRIAQKPFVISTKERIKETLSIGNLRHNSTVMYSNNYNEEVKDTDVLNFLQEVIDDGTFPRNATLQANSYDFKTPVDLAFLNATPERKFAEKLVRNENSKALDAWLKSTNQSFYTIEYSLSSKSGNHTKQGKFNPDFFVKTSDTEIEYITVVEIKDDQDYSDLNKAKFKWATIHFQELNKQLEENNVNQRYNFHFLSPENYDDFFEYLRNGKLVQGLFTSNLDKELST is encoded by the coding sequence ATGATTCAGGAAAAAAAGCGATACGACACAAAAGATTTAATATTAAAAGTAAATCAATTTTATAATCAAAGCGAGCTACCACTTCCTTATTGGGATAGGTTTTTGGATGCACTTTGTGGAACAAGGGAATACCAAAAGAAAGCCATAAGAAGTTCAGTCATTTACTTGGCATCCAAAGAGTATACTAATATTCAAGACTTGGTTTCTAAAAATCATTATCAAAATCCTCAATTACGGGAGAGATATCCTGAGCTTGCAGATTACCACCGTAAGCTACAGTTACCTTCAAAGTTATCTGCGACAATAGACCTTGCTACAGGAACGGGAAAAAGTTACGTAATGTATGGCATAGCACAAATCTTATTAGGTTTAGGCTTGGTCAAAAGAGTACTCGTCTTGTGTCCATCAACGACAATTGAAAAAGAACTGCATAAAAAGTTTTTAGCCTTGGTTTCTGACCCAATTCTAAAAGAAACAATTCCGCCATCTGCAATTATTAGAAATCCGAGTATAGTTGATGGAAGTGTTACCGTGGATGAAGGTGCCATTTGTATTGAAAATGTCCACGCTGTTTACGAAAGGACAGGTTCATCAATTGAAGATAGTTTTGGTTTCAAAAGAGGTTTTGACACGGTAGTTTTGAATGATGAAACCCATCACATTTATAATAAGATTTCAGGTAATACTACAGAAGCAAGAGGGTTAAAAATATGGAAGAAATTTTTATTGGACGATGGTTATAATTTTAAATATATGCTTGGTTTTACAGGTACAGCATATATAGGGAATGATTACTTCAATGACGTTATTTACAGATACTCTTTACGAGAAGCTGTTGATGAAAAATTTGTTAAGAAGATTAATTATGTTTCAGAGGATGATAGCATAAACGAAGACCAAAGATTTCAGAAAATATATCAGAACCATAGCAATAATAAAGTTACTTACAAAAATGTAAAACCATTAACAATTCTGGTAACAAACAATATTACAAATGCCAAAAGACTTGAAACACGATTGGTTGAATTTTTAATGCTGGAAGAAGGTTTGGAAGAACAAGAGGTTCGGGATAAATTGGTTATGACGGTAACTTCAGATAAGGTACATAAGCATAATGTAATTCGTTTAGAGGAAGTAGATGAACAAGACTCTACTGTAGAATGGATTGTGTCCGTTTCTATGCTTACAGAGGGATGGGATGTTAAGAATGTATTCCAAATAGTCCCTATGGAAGAAAGAGCTTTTAATTCAAAATTATTGATTTCTCAGGTTTTAGGTAGAGGACTAAGAGTGCCGCCTGAATATATAAATAATGCAGAAGTTACAATATTTAACCATTCATCTTGGGGCTCAAAAATTAAAGGATTGGTAGATGAAGTACTGGAGTTAGAAATGCGATTGGAGAGTTCTAACTTAATCGATGGCGATAGGAGTAAATTTCATTTTGAACTTTACAATATAGATTACAACAAAATTGAAAAAGCGGTAGAAAACAACAGTAAAGAGAAAGAGTTTAATTATAAAGGTATCATAAACTTAGAATCTTCGGTAGACCAAGTAAGTCAGGAAACAACATATACCAACCTTGCGAGTGATTATAAGAGTGTAGAGTACAAGATTAAAAATAGAATGACACCAATTAAGGAAATCGTTGATAAAATCTATCACGAGTTTCAGACGAGAGAATGGGAAGGTGTTACACTTAAATTACAAGAAGGTCAATACACAAAAAACAACCTTCCGCCCAAAGAAGAGATTACAAAGCTGATAAGGCGTTCTATGGATAAGGTTGGTCTGGAAGGAGATGAATTGAACGAAAAGAATAAACGAAATATTTTTTCTTCATTCAATACGCTTCTAAGACGAAAAAATAAATCGCTTGAATTAGTCAGAATAGCGCAAAAGCCCTTTGTTATCTCAACTAAAGAAAGAATAAAGGAAACATTGTCAATAGGGAATTTACGCCATAATTCTACGGTTATGTATTCAAATAATTACAATGAAGAAGTTAAAGACACAGACGTCTTAAACTTTTTGCAGGAAGTAATTGATGATGGAACTTTTCCTCGTAATGCTACTTTGCAGGCAAATAGTTATGATTTTAAAACACCGGTAGATTTAGCGTTCCTTAACGCAACACCTGAAAGAAAATTTGCTGAAAAATTGGTTAGGAATGAAAATTCCAAAGCCTTGGATGCTTGGCTAAAATCAACTAATCAAAGCTTCTATACTATTGAGTATTCGCTATCAAGTAAATCAGGAAACCATACAAAACAGGGCAAATTCAATCCAGACTTTTTTGTTAAAACCTCAGATACGGAAATAGAATATATTACCGTTGTCGAGATTAAAGATGACCAAGACTATTCTGATTTAAATAAAGCAAAATTTAAATGGGCGACCATTCATTTTCAGGAATTAAATAAACAACTTGAAGAAAATAATGTGAATCAACGCTATAATTTTCATTTCCTAAGTCCTGAGAATTATGATGATTTCTTTGAATATTTGAGAAATGGTAAATTGGTTCAAGGCCTATTTACGAGTAATTTGGATAAAGAATTGAGTACATAG